One genomic segment of Ipomoea triloba cultivar NCNSP0323 chromosome 9, ASM357664v1 includes these proteins:
- the LOC116029521 gene encoding ADP-ribosylation factor-like protein 2 — protein MKVEREERSSSEKLSFPSLPDASVFIVVSQLFSLNRRWQSHTSIELLRLSGASLLIFANKQDIQGSLCPYEIAKVLNLDAMDKTRHWRIVGCSAYTGEGLLEGFDWLVQDVASRIYMLD, from the exons ATGAAGGTTGAGAGAGAGGAGCGAAGTAGTTCAGAAAAGTT ATCTTTCCCAAGTCTTCCTGATGCTTCAGTCTTCATTGTAGTTTCTCAGTTGTTCAGCCTTAATCGGAGGTGGCAATCTCATACTTCCATTGAACTTCTG AGGCTATCAGGAGCATCATTACTGATTTTTGCAAATAAGCAAGACATACAAGGTTCTCTTTGTCCCTATGAAATCGCTAAG GTGCTTAATCTGGATGCTATGGATAAAACCCGGCACTGGAGAATTGTGGGATGTAGTGCATATACCGGAGAAGGGCTCCTCGAGGGATTTGATTGGTTAGTACAGGACGTTGCCTCTCGGATCTATATGCTTGATTAA
- the LOC116030962 gene encoding pentatricopeptide repeat-containing protein At3g20730: MSSLASMKSTAESLCNAKRLREALALIFHNPTGADYTLYSKLLDLCIDLKAKSHGHLIHAHLIKNDFPSSLHLNNKLIIFYSKFGEMEVAHMVFNRMLERNLVSWTALLSGYSKNGDSREALGVFSTMHREGLKGNQFTYGSALRACTSLLCLDRGRQVQACIQKSRFVGNLFVQSALLDFHSKCGKVEDARCVFDSMSTRDFISWNAMIGGYSFQGFDDDAFLMFQLMLREGMHPDCFTFGSMLRNSFGSCRVVGLTKVNIIHGFIIQLGYESNNVLSGSLIDAYVKCGNLAGANCLYNNMKIKDTIACTALITGYAREGRSSDDCLELFSEIHRMHGGIDSVILCSMLNMCANSALPALGRQMHSLALKYQSNHDVALGNSLIDMYSKTGEIEDAKRTFDHMKVKNIISWTSMISAYGMHGHVEDAILLYKKMESQGIYPNDITFLSLFSACSHTGLTVEGWECFRNMVGKYKMLPRSEHYACMVDLLARGGCLEEAHDLICRGDIKPDASLWGSILGACSMYGNMSLGEVAAKHLFSMKPQESANYAVLANIYASGGLWQRASDVRELMVNRGLLKNPGYSFIQSKSNKIALAPAVQETDPSQFLKNVRSKCFNLAPV, encoded by the exons ATGTCTTCATTGGCATCAATGAAATCCACCGCTGAATCTCTCTGCAATGCCAAGAGGCTTAGGGAAGCCTTGGCACTCATCTTCCACAACCCAACTGGAGCAGACTACACTCTGTACTCGAAACTTCTTGATCTTTGTATCGACCTAAAGGCCAAAAGCCATGGCCATTTGATTCATGCCCATttgataaaaaatgattttccgTCGAGCCTACACCTGAACAACAAGCTGATCATATTCTATTCGAAGTTTGGTGAGATGGAAGTCGCTCACATGGTGTTCAACAGAATGCTTGAGCGGAATTTGGTTTCTTGGACTGCGTTGTTGTCGGGATATTCTAAGAATGGTGACTCAAGAGAAGCTCTGGGGGTGTTTTCTACAATGCACCGGGAGGGTTTAAAGGGTAATCAGTTTACTTACGGAAGTGCCTTGAGGGCGTGCACCAGTTTGCTGTGTTTGGATAGAGGGAGGCAAGTACAAGCGTGTATTCAGAAGAGTAGATTTGTTGGGAATTTGTTTGTGCAGAGTGCATTGCTTGATTTCCATTCGAAGTGTGGGAAAGTTGAGGATGCTCGTTGTGTTTTTGATTCGATGTCAACAAGGGATTTCATATCATGGAATGCAATGATTGGTGGATATTCTTTTCAGGGGTTTGATGATGACGCGTTTCTGATGTTCCAGTTGATGCTTAGAGAAG GCATGCATCCTGATTGCTTCACCTTTGGAAGTATGCTGAGAAACTCATTTGGAAGTTGTAGGGTTGTTGGACTCACGAAGGTCAACATAATACATGGTTTTATCATTCAACTGGGTTATGAGTCGAATAATGTATTGAGTGGATCTTTAATTGATGCCTATGTCAAATGTGGAAATTTGGCTGGTGCAAATTGTCTCTATAATAATATGAAGATTAAAGACACCATAGCATGCACTGCATTAATTACGGGGTATGCTCGTGAAGGTAGGAGCAGTGATGACTGCCTGGAACTCTTCTCTGAGATACACCGAATGCATGGGGGAATTGATAGTGTAATATTGTGCTCAATGCTCAATATGTGTGCTAATTCAGCATTGCCGGCTCTAGGAAGGCAGATGCATTCTCTTGCATTGAAATATCAAAGTAATCATGATGTAGCATTGGGAAACTCTTTGATTGACATGTACTCAAAAACAGGTGAAATTGAGGATGCAAAGAGAACTTTTGATCACATGAAAGTGAAGAATATAATTTCATGGACATCAATGATCTCTGCTTATGGTATGCATGGCCACGTAGAGGATGCAATTTTGCTTTACAAGAAGATGGAATCTCAAGGAATTTATCCGAATGATATAACGttcttgtctctcttctctgcTTGTAGCCATACTGGGTTGACTGTGGAGGGTTGGGAATGCTTCCGCAATATGGTTGGCAAGTATAAAATGTTGCCGCGGTCAGAACATTATGCCTGCATGGTAGACCTTCTCGCACGTGGAGGTTGTTTGGAAGAAGCCCACGATTTGATATGCAGGGGGGATATTAAGCCCGATGCCTCTCTTTGGGGCTCAATTCTTGGGGCATGTAGTATGTATGGAAATATGTCTCTTGGAGAAGTAGCAGCGAAGCACTTATTTAGTATGAAACCCCAGGAGTCTGCTAACTATGCTGTCCTAGCTAACATATATGCATCGGGAGGTTTATGGCAGAGGGCATCCGATGTACGGGAACTGATGGTAAATAGAGGGTTACTGAAAAACCCTGGCTATAGCTTTATCCAGTCAAAGAGTAATAAGATAGCACTTGCTCCTGCTGTTCAAGAAACTGATCCAAGTCAGTTCCTTAAGAATGTCAGATCCAAGTGCTTTAATTTAGCACCAGTTTAG